In the Flavobacterium sp. J372 genome, one interval contains:
- a CDS encoding aromatic amino acid hydroxylase, translating to MNAQIETNPLIERLPQHLKQFIKSQDYGDYTPINQAVWRYVMRKNVNYLSRVAHSSYLEGLKKTGIEVDSIPSMYGMNRILQEIGWAAVAVDGFIPPNAFMEFQAYNVLVIASDIRQLEHIEYTPAPDIIHEGAGHAPIIANPEYAEYLRRFGEIGCKAISSAHDYEIYEAIRLLSILKEAEGTPKEEIEAVEKRVDDLQNAVVEPSEMALIRNLHWWTVEYGLIGTVEDPKIYGAGLLSSIGESAWCMTDNVKKLTYDIEAAYQSFDITKPQPQLYVTPDFAHLSLVLEEFANKMALRTGGLSGIRKLIDSGAIGTIELSTGIQVSGKFTNVIENEGKPVYVQTMGKTALSYREKELVGHGTSYHAEGFGSPIGKLKGINLAIEDMSPRDLMAYDIYEGKRTTLEFEGGVTVSGEIITGARNIQGKIIIISFKDCTVTHGDTVLFKPEWGVYDMAVGKKVISAYSGPADVNSFDMITHVPSSQTIKAKKSPEREELEGLYQAVRDTREGRQAKLTPAEIFARLKQNHPNDWLLSVELAELLNKNNNPLLQEVLLHLDDVKKRREKVAHLIDGGLELIFEKEEIK from the coding sequence ATGAATGCACAAATAGAGACTAACCCACTTATAGAAAGGCTGCCGCAACACCTGAAGCAGTTTATAAAATCACAGGATTACGGAGATTATACACCTATAAACCAGGCCGTGTGGCGCTATGTAATGCGCAAAAATGTTAATTATTTGAGCAGGGTAGCTCACAGTTCATACCTTGAAGGCCTTAAGAAAACCGGAATTGAGGTAGACAGCATACCCAGCATGTACGGTATGAACCGTATTTTGCAGGAAATTGGCTGGGCTGCCGTTGCGGTTGACGGTTTTATTCCGCCGAATGCATTTATGGAGTTCCAGGCATATAATGTACTTGTTATTGCCAGTGACATACGCCAGCTGGAGCATATAGAATATACTCCGGCACCGGATATTATACACGAAGGTGCGGGCCATGCGCCTATTATAGCTAACCCTGAATATGCCGAATATTTAAGGCGTTTCGGCGAGATAGGGTGTAAAGCGATTTCATCAGCGCACGATTATGAAATTTACGAGGCGATACGCCTTTTATCAATACTAAAAGAGGCGGAGGGCACTCCCAAAGAAGAAATTGAGGCGGTTGAAAAGCGTGTAGATGACCTGCAAAATGCCGTGGTGGAGCCCAGCGAAATGGCGCTGATACGCAATTTGCACTGGTGGACAGTAGAGTACGGGCTAATAGGCACCGTTGAAGACCCAAAAATATATGGCGCAGGCCTGCTTTCGTCAATAGGTGAAAGCGCTTGGTGCATGACCGACAATGTAAAAAAACTGACGTATGACATAGAAGCCGCTTACCAGAGTTTTGATATTACCAAGCCACAGCCGCAACTTTATGTTACTCCGGATTTCGCGCACCTTAGCCTTGTGCTTGAAGAGTTTGCAAACAAGATGGCATTGCGCACCGGCGGGCTTTCAGGTATACGCAAACTGATTGATTCGGGCGCTATAGGTACTATTGAGCTGAGTACGGGCATACAGGTTTCAGGAAAGTTTACCAATGTTATCGAGAATGAAGGTAAGCCGGTATATGTGCAGACTATGGGTAAAACAGCACTGTCTTATCGTGAGAAAGAGCTTGTAGGCCACGGAACATCATATCACGCTGAAGGTTTTGGCAGCCCAATAGGTAAACTAAAAGGCATTAACCTGGCCATTGAAGACATGAGTCCGCGTGACCTTATGGCCTATGATATTTATGAAGGCAAACGTACTACACTTGAGTTTGAAGGCGGGGTAACCGTTTCGGGTGAAATTATTACCGGTGCAAGAAACATCCAAGGCAAGATTATTATCATAAGCTTTAAAGATTGTACTGTGACACATGGCGATACAGTTCTCTTTAAGCCTGAGTGGGGTGTTTATGACATGGCAGTAGGGAAGAAGGTGATTTCGGCATACTCAGGCCCGGCTGATGTAAACAGCTTTGACATGATTACACATGTACCGTCAAGCCAGACAATAAAAGCGAAAAAATCTCCGGAACGTGAAGAACTGGAAGGCTTATACCAGGCAGTGCGCGATACACGCGAAGGAAGACAGGCGAAATTAACACCTGCAGAAATTTTTGCCAGGCTAAAGCAAAATCACCCGAACGACTGGCTGCTTTCTGTTGAGCTGGCTGAGTTGCTCAATAAGAATAACAACCCGCTTTTGCAGGAAGTACTATTGCACCTTGATGATGTGAAGAAGCGCCGTGAAAAAGTGGCCCACCTTATTGACGGGGGACTTGAACTTATATTTGAAAAAGAAGAAATAAAATAA
- a CDS encoding response regulator transcription factor has product MSRKIRIAIADDNTFLLKAIAEKLTYFEGADVRVRALNGQELLDKLCSSHNIDVVLMDIEMPVVNGIEATSLLKQRYPQIKVIMLTVFDNDENIFRSIKAGADGYLLKDVEAEDLYDGIIDTLNGGAAMNPSIAMKTLKLLRNPIDIDSVAEMDAVKLSSREIDVLEQLSKGLSYTIIADNLFLSPSTIRKHIENIYKKLQVHSKLEAVQKAKQNNII; this is encoded by the coding sequence ATGAGCCGGAAAATAAGAATAGCGATAGCTGATGATAATACCTTTTTGCTAAAGGCAATTGCCGAAAAGCTGACGTATTTTGAAGGGGCTGATGTACGGGTGCGCGCCTTAAACGGACAGGAATTACTGGATAAGCTCTGCAGCAGCCATAATATTGATGTTGTATTGATGGATATTGAGATGCCTGTTGTTAATGGCATTGAAGCTACTTCTCTGCTAAAACAACGCTATCCGCAGATAAAGGTGATAATGCTAACAGTATTTGACAATGATGAAAATATTTTCCGGTCGATTAAGGCCGGGGCCGATGGTTATTTGCTGAAAGACGTAGAGGCGGAAGACTTATATGACGGTATTATTGACACACTAAACGGGGGTGCCGCCATGAACCCGTCTATCGCGATGAAAACACTGAAACTGCTGCGTAACCCGATAGACATTGACAGTGTTGCCGAAATGGATGCTGTAAAGCTGAGCAGCCGCGAAATTGATGTGCTGGAGCAGCTAAGCAAGGGCCTTAGCTACACAATTATTGCTGATAACCTCTTCCTCTCACCCAGCACAATACGTAAACATATCGAGAATATTTACAAAAAGCTCCAGGTACATTCTAAGTTAGAAGCCGTGCAAAAAGCAAAACAAAACAATATTATATAA
- a CDS encoding DUF4230 domain-containing protein, with amino-acid sequence MRPIIKRTLYAIAAIVLAILLFRYCEFKKDDTTEIDETALIQTQIKNVSKLVVTEGHFAEVLTYKDTQRYFLNILSAEKKAIVIVNADVTVSYDLSQLQYNIDEASKTITITNISKEEIKINPQLKFYDIQQNGFNEFSGDDYNKINDRVKKSLRAKVEKSSLKTNAQNRLLSELSKILILTNTMGWTLQYNGQPVQENSMEKVFGKSEL; translated from the coding sequence ATGCGGCCCATTATTAAAAGAACGCTTTATGCAATTGCGGCAATAGTCCTGGCAATACTGCTTTTCCGCTATTGTGAATTCAAGAAGGATGACACTACAGAGATTGATGAGACGGCATTAATACAAACGCAGATAAAGAATGTAAGTAAACTTGTAGTGACTGAAGGGCATTTTGCTGAAGTACTGACGTATAAAGACACGCAACGCTATTTCCTGAATATACTTTCGGCAGAAAAGAAAGCAATAGTGATTGTAAATGCCGATGTTACTGTGAGCTATGACCTCAGCCAGCTTCAATATAATATTGATGAAGCGTCAAAAACCATCACCATTACTAACATATCCAAAGAAGAGATAAAGATAAACCCTCAGTTGAAGTTTTATGATATACAGCAAAACGGCTTTAACGAGTTTAGCGGTGACGATTATAACAAGATAAACGACCGCGTAAAGAAAAGCCTCCGCGCAAAGGTTGAAAAGTCTTCCCTTAAAACTAACGCACAAAACAGGCTGCTGAGTGAGCTTTCAAAAATACTGATACTAACTAATACCATGGGCTGGACACTGCAATATAATGGCCAGCCGGTACAGGAAAATTCTATGGAAAAAGTGTTCGGCAAAAGTGAATTGTAA
- a CDS encoding T9SS type A sorting domain-containing protein encodes MPNLKSIVCDNNIISQLEVGHLPNLESVSCKQNPVTSLDFSNCPKFRYAGFGGNITGPHLNYLNVKNGYGVINFAQNSVSAPLYICADEGEQAFVSTYFANQPVTVSTYCSFTPGGNYNTIAGAFTFDGDSNGCTSNDALAQNVRIGISDGIQTGATITNNSCNYNFYTQVGNFTLTPQFENNWFAVTPATATVNFTDNNNNTAIQNFCISPNGVHPDVEVILLPVISAQPGFDARYQIVFKNKGNQTLSGNVFLGYDETVLDYVALGSTAPTSTANGQLTWAYSNLLPFESRTLNVVLNLNGPMETPPVNLDDVLNYIVSITPATGDETPANNTFTLNQVVIGSYDPNDITCLEGDIVHPDKIGQYLHYNINFENTGTAPATFIVVKDVINAQQYDINSLQMLHSSHNVETRINGNKVEFFFDEINLAPLGKGNVVFKMKTKPTVAINSTVMNKAEIFFDYNWPIVTNEAETTFAVLSAGDFAVDNSVSIYPNPAITNVTIKASSAITSVQLYDIQGRLLIATNNTILDVSDRASGIYFVKVMTEKGMKIEKLVRK; translated from the coding sequence ATGCCGAATTTAAAAAGTATCGTTTGTGATAATAATATTATTTCTCAATTAGAAGTTGGCCATCTGCCTAATTTGGAATCTGTATCATGTAAACAAAATCCTGTTACATCGTTGGATTTTAGTAACTGTCCAAAATTTAGGTATGCAGGTTTTGGAGGCAACATCACAGGCCCTCACCTTAATTATCTTAACGTTAAGAACGGTTATGGCGTAATCAATTTTGCTCAAAATTCTGTCAGTGCTCCGCTTTACATATGTGCAGACGAAGGTGAACAGGCATTTGTGTCAACTTATTTTGCCAACCAGCCAGTGACTGTGAGCACCTATTGCTCTTTTACTCCCGGCGGTAATTATAATACTATAGCAGGGGCATTTACTTTTGACGGTGATAGCAACGGATGTACATCTAATGATGCGTTGGCCCAAAATGTAAGGATCGGGATAAGTGACGGAATCCAAACCGGGGCGACAATTACTAACAATTCATGCAACTACAATTTTTACACCCAAGTAGGCAACTTCACACTCACACCGCAATTCGAAAATAACTGGTTTGCCGTTACACCTGCTACCGCTACTGTAAACTTTACCGACAATAATAACAACACGGCAATCCAAAACTTCTGCATATCGCCAAATGGTGTACATCCGGATGTTGAGGTGATACTTTTGCCAGTAATTAGTGCCCAACCAGGATTTGATGCCCGCTACCAAATCGTTTTCAAAAACAAAGGTAACCAGACGTTGAGCGGCAATGTTTTTTTAGGTTATGATGAGACAGTACTAGATTATGTAGCTCTAGGCTCTACAGCTCCAACATCAACAGCAAATGGCCAATTAACCTGGGCATATAGCAATCTTTTGCCATTTGAAAGCCGTACGCTTAATGTAGTGCTCAACCTGAACGGCCCAATGGAAACCCCGCCGGTAAACCTCGACGATGTGCTGAATTATATTGTAAGCATAACCCCAGCTACAGGCGACGAAACTCCTGCAAATAATACTTTTACCCTTAACCAGGTTGTTATAGGCTCTTATGACCCGAATGATATTACCTGCCTTGAAGGTGACATCGTTCACCCTGATAAAATTGGCCAGTACCTGCACTACAATATCAACTTTGAGAATACAGGCACGGCACCTGCAACTTTTATTGTAGTGAAAGATGTAATCAACGCTCAGCAGTATGACATCAACAGCCTGCAGATGCTGCATTCATCACACAACGTTGAGACACGCATCAACGGGAACAAAGTAGAGTTCTTCTTTGATGAAATCAATCTCGCGCCCCTTGGTAAAGGCAACGTGGTGTTCAAGATGAAAACAAAACCTACAGTAGCGATTAATTCTACCGTGATGAATAAAGCTGAGATATTCTTTGACTACAACTGGCCTATTGTAACAAATGAAGCAGAGACTACCTTTGCAGTACTTAGCGCAGGTGATTTTGCTGTGGACAATTCAGTGTCAATATATCCTAACCCGGCTATCACCAATGTTACCATAAAAGCTTCTTCAGCTATAACATCAGTACAGCTTTATGATATACAGGGCAGGCTGCTCATTGCAACAAATAATACAATTCTTGATGTTTCAGACAGGGCATCAGGTATATATTTTGTAAAAGTGATGACGGAAAAAGGCATGAAGATTGAGAAGCTGGTGAGAAAGTAA
- a CDS encoding DUF4136 domain-containing protein: protein MKNLRLLSVLFIAAIAASCSSIRVSSDYDDRADFTAYKTYGFFKDGIDKADISDLDKKRIMRAIDDEFTKKGYTKSDKPDLLVNFFTKSRKEVNIGNYNNGWGWGYGWGWGGGPWGWGWGGNYTSVRTDTEGTLYIDLVDPDKQELVWQGVGTGLLTQDRDKKQQLINEFVAKILTQFPPEKK from the coding sequence ATGAAAAATCTAAGATTACTATCGGTACTGTTTATTGCTGCTATAGCGGCATCATGCAGTTCCATTCGCGTATCATCAGATTATGATGACCGTGCCGACTTTACAGCCTACAAGACCTATGGTTTTTTTAAAGACGGTATTGATAAGGCAGACATCTCTGACCTTGACAAGAAACGCATAATGCGTGCTATTGACGATGAGTTCACCAAAAAAGGTTACACTAAAAGTGACAAACCAGACCTGCTTGTAAACTTCTTTACCAAATCACGGAAAGAAGTAAACATTGGCAACTACAACAATGGTTGGGGTTGGGGTTACGGCTGGGGCTGGGGCGGCGGCCCGTGGGGCTGGGGCTGGGGTGGCAACTACACCTCTGTAAGGACAGACACCGAAGGTACACTGTATATAGACCTTGTTGACCCTGACAAGCAGGAACTTGTTTGGCAGGGTGTTGGTACAGGTTTACTTACTCAGGACCGCGATAAGAAACAACAGCTAATAAATGAGTTTGTTGCAAAGATACTCACGCAGTTCCCGCCGGAAAAGAAATAG
- a CDS encoding tetratricopeptide repeat protein, with the protein MAKNYIYALLLFLSWGIRAQEKMQAGKAEDSAASVQYNTLARKLIYNNPPQGKKYAKMAIRHGLLSSIPRLQASGHNTLGLCYRNLSQYDSAFAAFNKAVELFRESDTKIGVGNARNNIAMTHFYRGEYERSNEILMEVIHDAEANNLYLVLSNAYQNLGIMNDSQQRYHDALENFKLAEKYHVLAKDDRGRSGAAINQAFMYFKLKQFEKALKIYWEQLPVKEKLDDHKGMAIIYNNIAEIYLIQKDYKRALEFVNKAIVIKTKLDDRHGMSGSYKVLADIYLQDKKYAEAEKYAKMSAELAKEIGAKNELAEALKITSKIQQATKKLDDAYTSLAESVRIKDSLLNKDNFAKMAELETRYKTARKEREILKQRAEIAESQLQIGRQRIIIYGVVIGALLLTLLGFALYNKQKIKAIKLQKEAELKDALLQIETQNKLQEQRLHISRDLHDNIGSQLTFIISSLDNLKYGYSITDAGLKDKLAGIRFFTKETITELRDTIWAMNKDAITVADLKNRISNFIEAAKAASRGIDFNFYIDEKIPYTLSFSSLLGINLYRVIQESVNNALKHADATKIEVSLRTVSSGYNIMISDNGKGFDTTAERTGNGLDNIRKRIAETAGNVSFISSNTGTTVSIVIK; encoded by the coding sequence ACAATACAATACCCTTGCCCGCAAACTCATTTACAATAATCCCCCGCAGGGCAAGAAGTATGCAAAAATGGCTATTCGCCATGGTTTGTTGTCTTCCATTCCCCGTCTTCAGGCGTCGGGCCACAATACTCTTGGTTTATGCTACCGCAACCTCAGCCAGTATGATTCTGCGTTCGCCGCGTTCAATAAGGCGGTTGAATTATTCAGGGAGTCTGACACTAAAATAGGCGTTGGCAATGCACGCAATAACATTGCCATGACACACTTTTACAGGGGTGAGTATGAACGTTCTAATGAAATACTGATGGAGGTGATACACGATGCCGAAGCAAACAACCTCTATCTGGTACTATCAAACGCTTACCAGAACCTTGGTATAATGAACGACTCACAGCAAAGGTATCATGATGCGCTTGAAAACTTTAAGCTTGCTGAAAAGTATCATGTGCTGGCAAAAGATGACCGTGGCCGGTCAGGCGCGGCAATAAACCAGGCTTTTATGTATTTTAAATTAAAGCAGTTTGAAAAGGCACTGAAAATTTATTGGGAGCAGCTGCCGGTAAAAGAAAAGCTTGACGACCATAAGGGCATGGCGATTATATATAATAACATTGCCGAGATTTACCTGATACAGAAAGATTATAAACGGGCGCTGGAGTTCGTAAATAAAGCTATTGTCATTAAAACAAAGCTGGATGACCGCCATGGCATGAGCGGAAGCTATAAGGTTCTTGCCGATATCTATCTGCAGGATAAAAAATATGCAGAAGCTGAAAAGTATGCAAAAATGTCGGCTGAACTTGCTAAGGAAATAGGCGCCAAAAATGAACTTGCCGAAGCGCTGAAGATCACATCTAAAATACAGCAGGCAACAAAAAAGCTTGATGATGCTTATACAAGCCTTGCCGAATCTGTCAGGATAAAAGACTCGCTGCTGAACAAAGACAATTTTGCGAAGATGGCCGAACTTGAAACCCGGTACAAAACTGCGCGCAAAGAACGTGAAATATTAAAACAGAGAGCAGAGATTGCCGAAAGCCAGCTGCAGATAGGCCGGCAGCGAATTATCATTTACGGGGTTGTAATTGGGGCGTTACTTCTTACTCTGCTGGGTTTTGCACTGTACAACAAACAAAAGATAAAGGCAATAAAGCTGCAGAAAGAAGCTGAACTGAAAGACGCGCTGCTGCAGATTGAAACACAGAACAAACTGCAGGAACAAAGGCTGCACATATCTCGTGATTTACATGACAACATAGGCTCACAGCTTACTTTTATCATCTCATCGCTTGATAATCTTAAGTACGGCTATAGTATTACAGACGCGGGACTGAAAGACAAGCTGGCAGGCATACGTTTCTTTACCAAAGAAACCATTACCGAACTGCGTGACACCATTTGGGCCATGAATAAAGACGCTATTACTGTAGCCGACCTCAAAAACCGCATTAGCAATTTTATAGAAGCGGCAAAGGCAGCATCGCGAGGCATAGATTTCAATTTTTATATTGACGAAAAGATTCCATATACGCTTTCGTTCTCATCCTTACTCGGGATAAACCTATACCGGGTAATACAGGAGTCAGTCAATAATGCACTAAAACATGCTGATGCCACCAAAATTGAAGTAAGCTTACGCACAGTAAGCAGTGGCTATAATATCATGATTTCTGACAATGGTAAAGGTTTTGACACTACCGCCGAACGAACCGGGAACGGGCTTGATAACATCCGAAAACGGATTGCAGAAACAGCGGGCAATGTCTCGTTTATATCATCAAACACAGGCACTACCGTAAGCATCGTTATAAAATAG
- a CDS encoding T9SS type A sorting domain-containing protein, which translates to MKKTLLFAFLFFTGMLSAQIVNIPDAAFKAKLLSADVALNSNGSSILIDTNNDSEIQVSEALAVYTLNLSNFSSPNLEGISAFSNLKELYCTSCLILTVDVTALTNLEKLEFSTSNVTTSINVTGLQNLKKINISGCSALTSFSVSGLAALQQLYMQGNINLEQLSLTGSISLQSITLSGKLETINLIGLVNLEIFRVTGNGMHLKNVVMSSLPALKIFDISLNQVEHGLDFSASPLLEYLNVGSNQVPSLILGFKPELYSLRCFNNHLTELDLSGCPVLESVYAHGNDIAYLNLKNGTTAPESLTIVSSTDPQPAMYICIDEGEETYIQNNLSQLGLGGIPFLMNSYCSFNPGGNYNTISGTFTFDGDNNGCTSSDAAARNIKVGINDGIQTGTAITNISGNYNFYTQDGNFTLTPQFENNWFTATPAIATVNFADNNNNATTQNFCISPNGVHPDVEVVLVSQNGAQPGFDARYQIVFKNKGNQTLSGNIVLNFDDTILDYVSLGSTAPTSTSNGQLTWDYSNLLPFESRTLNVVLNLNGPMETPPVNLDDVLNYTVSITPATGDETPADNTFTLNQIVTGSYDPNDITCLEGDTVHPDKIGEYLHYNINFENTGTAPATFIVVKDVINAAQYDINSMQMLHASHNVETRINSNKVEFFFDDINLGPLAKGNVVFKIKTKPTVAVNSTVTNKAEIFFDYNWPIVTNEAETTFAVLSAGDFTIDDSVSVYPNPAIANVTIKASSEITSVQLYDIQGRLLMANKDATLDVSDRASGIYFVKVITEKGMKVEKLVRK; encoded by the coding sequence ATGAAAAAGACTTTACTTTTTGCGTTTCTGTTTTTTACAGGGATGCTATCTGCACAGATTGTAAATATTCCTGACGCTGCTTTTAAAGCAAAGCTACTATCTGCAGATGTTGCACTTAATAGCAACGGAAGCTCGATATTAATTGATACCAATAATGACAGTGAAATTCAGGTTAGCGAAGCATTGGCAGTTTATACACTTAACCTTAGCAATTTTTCATCACCAAACCTTGAAGGCATAAGCGCATTTTCAAATTTGAAGGAACTATATTGCACAAGTTGCCTTATTCTCACAGTTGATGTAACAGCCTTAACCAATCTTGAAAAATTAGAATTTTCTACATCAAATGTTACAACGTCAATAAACGTTACAGGACTCCAGAATCTAAAGAAAATAAATATATCCGGCTGCAGTGCACTAACGTCATTTAGTGTTTCAGGCCTAGCAGCGCTCCAACAACTATATATGCAGGGAAACATTAATTTGGAGCAACTCTCCTTAACAGGTTCTATTAGTTTACAGTCGATAACTTTAAGCGGTAAATTAGAGACTATTAATTTAATAGGTCTTGTTAATTTAGAAATATTCAGGGTTACAGGCAACGGTATGCATTTGAAAAATGTAGTTATGTCGAGCCTGCCAGCACTTAAAATATTTGACATTTCACTTAATCAGGTTGAACATGGGTTAGATTTTTCGGCATCACCATTACTCGAATATCTTAATGTCGGGTCTAACCAAGTTCCCTCTCTAATATTGGGCTTTAAGCCAGAACTTTATAGCCTTAGGTGCTTTAATAACCATTTGACAGAGTTGGATTTAAGCGGTTGCCCGGTGTTGGAAAGTGTATATGCACATGGAAATGATATTGCGTACTTAAATTTAAAAAATGGAACAACTGCGCCCGAATCTTTGACCATTGTATCATCGACAGATCCGCAACCCGCTATGTACATTTGTATAGATGAAGGTGAAGAAACATATATACAAAACAACCTATCACAACTTGGATTGGGAGGAATACCTTTTCTAATGAACAGTTATTGCTCGTTCAATCCCGGCGGAAATTACAACACAATTTCAGGTACGTTTACTTTTGATGGTGATAACAATGGATGTACATCATCCGATGCTGCCGCCAGAAACATCAAGGTGGGAATAAATGATGGTATACAAACAGGAACTGCAATAACTAATATATCAGGTAACTATAATTTCTACACTCAAGATGGCAACTTCACACTCACACCGCAATTCGAAAACAATTGGTTTACTGCCACACCAGCAATTGCCACGGTAAATTTTGCTGATAATAACAACAATGCTACAACGCAAAATTTCTGCATATCGCCAAATGGTGTACATCCGGATGTTGAAGTTGTGCTTGTGTCTCAAAATGGCGCGCAGCCGGGTTTTGATGCCCGCTACCAAATCGTTTTCAAAAATAAAGGCAACCAGACTTTAAGTGGAAATATTGTATTAAACTTTGATGACACTATCCTTGATTATGTGTCGCTAGGCTCCACAGCGCCAACATCAACATCCAACGGACAACTTACATGGGATTACAGCAACCTGTTGCCATTTGAAAGCCGTACCCTTAATGTAGTGCTCAACCTGAACGGCCCGATGGAAACCCCGCCGGTAAACCTCGACGATGTGCTGAATTATACTGTAAGCATAACCCCAGCTACAGGCGACGAAACTCCTGCAGATAACACTTTTACGCTAAACCAGATTGTTACGGGTTCTTATGACCCGAATGATATTACCTGTCTTGAAGGTGACACCGTGCATCCTGATAAGATTGGTGAGTACCTGCACTACAATATCAATTTCGAAAATACTGGTACGGCTCCTGCCACGTTTATTGTGGTTAAAGATGTTATTAATGCAGCGCAATACGATATCAACAGCATGCAGATGCTGCACGCATCGCACAATGTTGAAACGCGTATAAATAGTAACAAAGTAGAATTTTTCTTTGATGATATTAACCTGGGTCCATTGGCCAAAGGCAATGTGGTGTTCAAGATAAAAACAAAACCTACAGTAGCGGTTAATTCGACAGTGACGAACAAAGCCGAGATATTCTTTGACTACAACTGGCCTATTGTAACTAACGAAGCAGAAACTACATTCGCAGTACTAAGCGCAGGCGATTTTACAATAGACGATTCAGTGTCGGTATATCCTAACCCTGCGATAGCGAATGTTACCATAAAGGCTTCTTCTGAGATAACATCTGTACAACTTTATGACATACAGGGCAGGCTCTTAATGGCAAACAAAGATGCAACCCTTGATGTTTCAGACAGGGCATCAGGCATATATTTTGTAAAAGTGATTACTGAAAAAGGAATGAAAGTTGAGAAGCTGGTGAGAAAGTAA